One genomic region from Anopheles bellator chromosome 2, idAnoBellAS_SP24_06.2, whole genome shotgun sequence encodes:
- the LOC131210576 gene encoding uncharacterized protein LOC131210576: MGNSAARLSDVKVYGKPGAIVLSAVLDVEREIDPPVHLQLVVKRCNLQSRDGCETYERVSLEDICSKIDSNTILQKYMEIFTPPLSCPLKKGRYVAEQSELKLRILEMFPIENAFWQMEFYFLDKRNETMQCDYAEIAVTDE; the protein is encoded by the exons ATGGGAAACTCGGCCGCTCGTCTGAGCGACGTCAAAGTGTACGGAAAACCGGGTGCCATCGTCTTGAGCGCGGTTTTGGACGTGGAACGTGAAATAGACCCGCCGGTGCATTTGCAGCTGGTGGTGAAGCGCTGCAACCTGCAGAGCCGCGATGGGTGCGAAACCTACGAGCGTGTCTCGCTGGAAGATATTTGCTCGAAAATCGACAGCAACACCATACTGCAGAAGTACATGGAGATCTTTACGCCTCCGTTGAGCTGCCCATTGAAGAAG GGTCGCTATGTGGCGGAACAGTCGGAACTAAAGCTCCGCATTTTGGAAATGTTTCCCATCGAGAACGCGTTCTGGCAGATGGAATTCTACTTCCTGGACAAACGCAACGAAACGATGCAGTGTGATTACGCCGAAATAGCCGTCACGGACGAGTAG
- the LOC131210575 gene encoding FERM domain-containing protein 5, with translation MFKSRSEGNVVYKCTVRLLEDLDVLECEFQPHHKGGFLLDYVCEQLEITEKDYFGLRFVDSAKQRHWLDLAKTIIKQVKDVDPLVLSFRVKFYPADPLRLTNNGKLMLYQQLKRDLRHGRLYCSAGEAAALGALIVQDELGDYDAESHAGEYVASLKIALRQSDQLEKKAMELHQKREPGQEAAAVHDEFVGIARSLETYGIDPHPVKDHRGTQLYLGINFSGISTFAAGRRTQHFRWPEVHKINFEGKMFIIHLAYSEDRREVKKHTVGFKCPSGAACRYVWRCSIEQMLFFTLPTSQHASVVSGGGFFSWGTKFRYSGRTERELMSEALQALRQQKLNDTSPSKRKAQSVPATPSSPQGDLAEIRKSRYSSLPRSTMSEPLGGCSDHMASSVYCTDNPLPMLETVSEEARKTNGESNDHLSDYYFRDSFDHSSSESGFTGGLNSLNATDHLQQHHHHHRHGAPPTSSSSSAAPGAGHHLHHHHRQAYTTDNIPALALHSVTNHSASIIQQQNASNSAKNVKKFSLLHAFVPSFLFVVVALVVSAIYVLETDSELFAGLRNWPEMICLRYQYYQPLKEFLAKKFAAIF, from the exons ATGTTCAAGAGCCGCAGCGAGGGAAATGTCGTCTACAAGTGCACCGTCCGGCTGCTGGAAGATCTCGATGTGCTGGAGTGTGAGTTTCAG CCCCACCACAAGGGTGGCTTTCTGCTCGACTACGTCTGCGAACAGCTGGAAATCACCGAGAAGGACTATTTCGGGCTGCGTTTCGTGGACTCCGCCAAGCAACGG CATTGGTTGGACTTGGCCAAAACTATAATCAAACAAGTGAAAG ATGTGGATCCACTCGTTCTTTCGTTCCGTGTCAAATTCTATCCCGCCGATCCTCTTCGGCTGACCAACAATGGGAAACTGATGCTGTATCAGCAGCTGAAGCGAGACCTGCGGCATGGTCGATTATACTGCTCCGCCGGTGAGGCAGCCGCCCTGGGAGCGCTGATAGTGCAAG ACGAACTCGGTGACTATGATGCGGAATCGCACGCGGGCGAGTATGTGGCCTCGCTCAAGATTGCCCTGCGCCAGTCGGACCAGCTGGAGAAGAAGGCGATGGAGCTGCACCAGAAGCGCGAACCGGGCCAGGAGGCGGCTGCCGTGCACGATGAGTTCGTCGGGATCGCGCGCAGCCTCGAAACGTACGGGATCGATCCGCACCCGGTGAAGGACCACCGCGGCACGCAGCTGTACCTGGGCATCAACTTCTCCGGCATCAGCACGTTCGCGGCCGGGCGCCGCACgcagcacttccggtggccagagGTGCACAAGATCAACTTCGAGGGCAAGATGTTCATCATCCACCTGGCGTACTCGGAGGATCGGCGCGAGGTG AAGAAGCACACCGTAGGATTCAAGTGCCCGTCCGGTGCCGCCTGTCGCTACGTGTGGCGGTGCTCCATCGAGCAGATGCTGTTTTTTAC TCTTCCAACTAGTCAGCACGCGTCGGTCGTATCGGGCGGGGGGTTCTTCTCCTGGGGCACCAAGTTCCGGTACTCGGGCCGCACCGAGCGGGAGCTGATGTCCGAGGCGCTGCAGGCCCTCCGGCAGCAGAAGCTCAACGACACCAGCCCGAGCAAGAGGAAAGCACAGAGCGTCCCGGCGACCCCGTCCAGCCCGCAGGGTGACTTGGCGGAAATTCGTAAGTCCC GATACAGTAGCCTGCCCCGGTCGACCATGTCGGAGCCGCTCGGTGGCTGCAGCGACCACATGGCGTCGTCCGTGTACTGCACCGACAATCCACTGCCCATGCTCGAGACGGTGTCGGAGGAGGCACGCAAAACGAATGGCGAAAGCAACGACCACCTGTCGGACTACTACTTCCGCGACTCGTTCGAccactcgtcgtcggagtCGGGCTTCACCGGGGGGCTCAACAGCTTGAACGCCACGGACCatctccagcagcaccatcaccatcaccggcacGGAGCACcaccgacgtcgtcgtcgtcatcggcggcccccggggctggTCACCAtctccatcaccaccaccggcaggctTACACTACCGACAACATACCCGCACTGGCGCTACACAGCGTCACCAACCACTCGGCCAGCATcatccagcagcagaacgCGAGCAATAGTGCGAAAAATGTGAAGAAGTTCTCGCTGCTGCACGCGTTCGTGCCCTCGTTCCTGTTCGTCGTGGTCGCGCTGGTCGTGTCGGCGATCTACGTGCTCGAGACGGACTCGGAGCTGTTCGCGGGCCTGCGCAACTGGCCCGAGATGATCTGCCTCCGGTACCAGTACTACCAGCCGCTGAAGGAGTTCCTGGCCAAAAAGTTTGCCGCCATCTTCTGA